A region from the Rhodamnia argentea isolate NSW1041297 chromosome 7, ASM2092103v1, whole genome shotgun sequence genome encodes:
- the LOC115728303 gene encoding probably inactive leucine-rich repeat receptor-like protein kinase At5g48380, whose protein sequence is MELWNRVLSLGAAGFLWALLICCVIDCLETDINCLKTIKASVQDPLNYLNYSWNFDNSTEGFICRFTGVECWHPDENRVLNLKFSDMGLKGQFPRGIEQCKSLTGLDLSNNEFSGPIPDNISNITQFATSLDLSSNSFSGQIPVSLSKCGYLNSLRLDHNQLSGQIPPELSLLGRLKSFSVASNLLTGPVPTFGPNASVTADDYANNPGLCGGPLSRCTAKKSSSTKIIVGAATGSATLTAIGVVIGMFFYLRRVSVKKKDDDPEGNKWAKSLKGSKGLKVSMFEKSVSKMKLSDLMKATNNFSKNSIIGSGRTGTTYKAVLEDNTLLMVKRLQDSQHSEKEVMSEIATLGRVKHRNLVPLLGFCMAKKERLLVYKYMPNGILHDHLHSLDDPNKAMEWTLRLKIGIGAARGLAWLHHNCNPRIIHRNISSKCILLDADFEPQISDFGLARLMNPIDTHLSTFVNGEFGDLGYVAPEYARTLMATPKGDVYSFGVVLLELVTGERPTQVTKAPESFKGNLVEWITELSNNSQLHDAIDRFLVGKGIDGEVFKVLKVACSCVLPAPKERPTMFEVYQLLRAIGERYNFSAENELMMPIDSGDSDCLEELIVAREARDQNG, encoded by the exons ATGGAGCTGTGGAATCGAGTTTTGAGCCTTGGAGCGGCGGGGTTTCTCTGGGCCTTGCTTATTTGCTGTGTGATCGATTGCCTCGAGACTGATATTAACTGCTTGAAAACCATAAAAGCTTCTGTTCAAGATCCCCTGAATTACTTGAACTATTCGTGGAATTTCGACAACAGCACCGAAGGCTTCATATGTCGATTCACTGGAGTTGAGTGCTGGCATCCTGATGAGAACAGGGTTCTCAATCTGAAGTTTTCCGATATGGGACTCAAGGGCCAGTTTCCTCGCGGCATCGAGCAGTGCAAAAGCTTGACAGGATTGGATCTCTCAAACAATGAGTTCTCTGGACCAATCCCGGACAATATATCCAATATAACTCAGTTTGCAACATCTCTCGACCTGTCATCCAATAGTTTTTCCGGACAAATCCCAGTGAGCCTTTCGAAATGTGGCTACTTAAATTCCCTTAGGCTCGACCACAACCAGTTGTCCGGTCAGATTCCGCCTGAACTCAGCCTACTTGGTCGACTCAAATCATTTAGCGTGGCCAGCAACCTTCTGACGGGGCCAGTCCCCACATTTGGCCCTAATGCTTCTGTCACTGCAGATGATTATGCAAATAATCCAGGACTTTGTGGTGGTCCTCTGTCTCGGTGCACAGCAAAGAAGAGCTCGAGCACTAAAATAATTGTCGGAGCGGCAACCGGTAGCGCAACCCTCACGGCCATAGGTGTTGTGATCGGCATGTTCTTTTATCTGCGTAGAGTGTCTGTGAAGAAGAAAGACGACGATCCTGAAGGCAATAAGTGGGCAAAGAGCTTAAAGGGAAGCAAGGGTCTCAAG GTTTCCATGTTCGAGAAGTCAGTTTCCAAGATGAAACTAAGTGACCTGATGAAGGCTACAAACAATTTCAGCAAAAATAGCATAATTGGATCAGGAAGGACAGGGACAACGTACAAGGCCGTGCTTGAGGACAATACTTTACTCATGGTTAAGAGGTTGCAGGATTCTCAACACTCTGAGAAAGAAGTGATGTCTGAGATTGCTACTCTGGGAAGGGTTAAGCACCGCAACTTGGTTCCGCTTTTGGGTTTTTGCATGGCCAAAAAGGAGAGGCTTCTGGTCTACAAGTACATGCCCAATGGTATTCTCCACGATCATCTACATTCTCTGGATGATCCCAATAAAGCTATGGAGTGGACTTTGAGGCTCAAAATTGGGATTGGAGCAGCACGAGGACTGGCATGGCTTCACCATAACTGCAATCCTCGTATTATCCACCGCAACATAAGCTCCAAGTGCATCCTTCTTGATGCAGACTTTGAGCCCCAGATATCTGATTTTGGGCTGGCTAGGCTCATGAACCCAATCGACACGCATTTGAGTACTTTTGTCAATGGGGAGTTCGGTGATCTGGGATATGTCGCACCCGAGTATGCTCGTACCCTAATGGCCACCCCAAAGGGAGATGTGTACAGCTTTGGAGTCGTGCTTCTTGAACTGGTAACTGGTGAGAGGCCCACGCAAGTTACCAAAGCACCTGAAAGCTTTAAGGGTAATTTGGTGGAGTGGATCACAGAGCTCTCAAACAACTCGCAACTGCATGACGCAATAGACAGATTTTTGGTTGGAAAGGGAATCGACGGCGAAGTCTTTAAAGTCCTTAAGGTCGCATGTAGTTGTGTGTTGCCAGCTCCAAAGGAGAGGCCCACTATGTTTGAAGTCTATCAGCTTCTAAGGGCTATTGGGGAACGGTACAATTTCTCGGCCGAAAATGAACTTATGATGCCCATAGACAGCGGTGACTCAGATTGCTTGGAGGAACTTATTGTTGCTCGAGAAGCAAGAGACCAGAACGGTTGA